A section of the Agarivorans litoreus genome encodes:
- a CDS encoding efflux RND transporter permease subunit, translated as MIAAIYNNGRLIALLIALIVVAGMGAVSTLPRSEDPKITSRFASIVTQYPGASAERVEALVTELIENKIRKLPEIKRVQSSSRPGFSVLQVELKDEVIDVVPVWARVRDLVGELPPLLPLGSSEPVVDDDRGYAFTTLVALRWTGPGDTDLAILGRYAKELQNRLRNVAGTDFVDLQGQGEEEILVEIEPYQAGAMQLTTEQVSQIIAGADAKVSAGELTNDNTRMQLELEGELNSLERIKNIPVSSAENGYVFRLGDLAKVTRQLKSPPEQIAVVERDYAVVVGIRMLSEYRVDLWSARVNQALDDYRTILPSNVSAEVIFEQDGYTAKRLGELVVNVLIGFAIIVVVLLLTLGWRSALIVGLSLPLTVMFTLACMKFYGLPIHQMSVTGLVVALGIMVDNAIVMADTIAQKRQQGKSGLQAVKESLAHLWLPLLGSTLTTILAFLPIVLMPGPAGEFVGGIALSVIFSLIGSYFISHTLVAIFSGHFLPSQQTADHWYEKGVQVTWLSGAFKACLRTSLRYPKLAIIVVSSLPILGFYSAGSLTEQFFPPSDRDMFQIEVYMAPQSSIYATERLTEKLTEHLYAKEGISSVSWFVGNNAPSFYYNLMLRQQGAKNYAQAMIKTDDFRAANDLIPKLQVEFDLLYPEAQILVRKLEQGPPFNAPIELRVYGPNLDKLKELGDQYRRILSEIPHVTHTRATLLAGTPKVWLKVNEEASRLSGIVLTDIAGQLQANLQGRINGSVLEASESLPVRIRLADEQRKHVENLGDITLTSQVAGNIPLASIAELDIRPSRGEIPRRNGKRVNTVEGYLQTDILPEQVLEVFRERLEQADIPLPAGYSLEFGGEGAERNEAVGNLLASVGIIAVLLITVVVLSFNSFRLSFLIMITAIQAAGLGLLSVFVFNYPFGFTVIIGLLGLVGLAINAAIVIVAELKSDAKACAGDHEAICFGVLSCTRHIISTTITTVGGFLPLILEGGGFWPPFAVAIAGGTVLTTMLSFFFVPVVFSIIAKGKRKIPSVGEPTVAH; from the coding sequence ATGATTGCAGCCATTTATAACAATGGGCGTTTAATTGCCCTGCTTATTGCGCTGATTGTGGTGGCTGGCATGGGGGCGGTTAGCACCTTACCGCGCAGCGAAGATCCTAAAATTACCAGTCGCTTTGCCAGTATTGTGACTCAATATCCCGGCGCCTCAGCAGAACGGGTTGAAGCCTTGGTCACTGAGCTCATCGAAAATAAAATTCGTAAGTTGCCGGAAATTAAACGGGTTCAATCCTCTTCTCGTCCTGGCTTTTCGGTGCTGCAAGTTGAGCTTAAAGATGAAGTGATAGATGTTGTTCCCGTATGGGCAAGGGTGCGCGATTTGGTGGGAGAGCTCCCCCCCTTGTTGCCCTTGGGGAGTTCTGAGCCAGTAGTCGATGATGACCGAGGTTATGCGTTTACCACCTTGGTTGCACTGCGTTGGACAGGCCCCGGAGATACCGATTTAGCTATTCTTGGTCGCTATGCTAAAGAGTTACAAAACCGTTTGCGCAATGTGGCAGGAACCGACTTTGTTGACTTACAAGGGCAGGGTGAAGAAGAAATACTGGTAGAAATTGAACCCTACCAAGCGGGCGCCATGCAGCTAACCACCGAGCAAGTGTCGCAAATTATCGCCGGAGCCGATGCCAAAGTATCGGCAGGCGAACTGACCAACGACAATACGCGAATGCAACTGGAGCTGGAAGGGGAGCTTAACTCGCTAGAGCGGATTAAGAATATCCCAGTAAGCAGCGCCGAAAATGGTTATGTATTCCGCTTAGGTGATTTGGCCAAAGTAACACGCCAGCTTAAATCTCCACCCGAGCAAATTGCTGTAGTAGAGCGCGATTATGCGGTGGTAGTGGGCATAAGAATGCTCTCTGAATATCGGGTCGATTTGTGGAGCGCTCGAGTGAACCAAGCACTGGATGACTACCGTACCATTTTGCCCAGTAATGTCAGCGCCGAGGTTATCTTTGAACAAGATGGTTATACCGCTAAACGTCTTGGTGAGTTAGTGGTTAACGTGCTGATTGGTTTTGCCATTATTGTGGTGGTGTTGCTGCTTACTTTAGGTTGGCGTTCGGCGCTTATTGTTGGTTTGTCCTTGCCACTAACGGTAATGTTCACCTTAGCCTGTATGAAGTTTTACGGCTTGCCCATTCACCAAATGTCAGTAACCGGCCTAGTGGTAGCCTTGGGTATTATGGTGGATAACGCCATTGTGATGGCCGACACCATTGCCCAAAAGCGCCAGCAGGGCAAGAGCGGTTTACAGGCGGTTAAAGAGTCTTTAGCTCATTTGTGGCTGCCATTGCTGGGGTCTACTTTAACCACCATTCTTGCTTTCTTACCGATTGTATTAATGCCAGGACCTGCCGGTGAGTTTGTTGGTGGTATTGCACTTAGCGTGATTTTCTCGCTAATTGGTTCTTACTTTATTTCGCATACCCTAGTGGCGATTTTCTCTGGGCATTTTTTGCCTTCACAACAAACTGCCGATCATTGGTACGAAAAAGGCGTGCAAGTTACTTGGCTCAGCGGTGCCTTTAAAGCCTGTTTACGTACTAGTCTACGCTACCCTAAACTAGCAATTATTGTGGTATCTAGCCTGCCAATTTTGGGTTTCTACAGCGCTGGCAGTTTAACCGAGCAATTCTTTCCGCCGTCTGATCGTGACATGTTCCAAATTGAAGTGTACATGGCGCCACAATCGAGTATCTACGCCACCGAACGTTTAACCGAAAAGTTAACCGAGCATTTATATGCCAAAGAGGGCATCAGCTCGGTGAGTTGGTTTGTAGGCAATAATGCCCCCTCGTTTTACTACAACTTGATGCTGCGCCAGCAGGGTGCCAAAAACTACGCCCAAGCAATGATTAAGACTGACGACTTTAGAGCTGCTAATGATTTGATTCCTAAGTTACAAGTCGAGTTTGATTTGCTCTATCCCGAGGCGCAAATTTTAGTCCGGAAGCTAGAGCAGGGGCCTCCTTTTAACGCGCCAATTGAGCTGCGGGTTTACGGCCCCAATCTAGATAAACTTAAAGAACTGGGTGATCAATACCGGCGCATTCTTTCCGAGATCCCCCACGTTACGCATACGCGCGCTACTTTGTTGGCGGGTACACCCAAGGTGTGGTTAAAGGTTAATGAAGAAGCATCTCGCTTAAGCGGCATTGTATTAACTGATATTGCCGGTCAGTTACAGGCAAACCTGCAGGGTCGGATCAACGGTAGCGTGCTCGAGGCCAGTGAGTCTTTGCCGGTAAGGATCCGTTTGGCCGATGAGCAACGTAAACACGTTGAGAACTTAGGTGATATAACCCTTACCAGCCAAGTGGCCGGGAATATACCGCTAGCATCTATCGCAGAACTAGATATTCGCCCCAGTCGCGGCGAAATACCGCGTCGTAATGGTAAGCGAGTAAACACCGTAGAAGGTTATTTGCAAACCGATATTCTGCCTGAGCAAGTGCTAGAAGTATTTCGGGAGCGTTTAGAACAAGCCGATATTCCGCTTCCTGCTGGATATAGCTTAGAGTTCGGTGGTGAAGGTGCCGAGCGTAATGAGGCGGTGGGCAATTTATTGGCCAGTGTTGGCATTATCGCGGTATTGCTGATTACTGTGGTGGTGCTGTCGTTTAACTCCTTCCGTTTAAGCTTCTTAATTATGATTACTGCTATTCAAGCGGCAGGTTTAGGCTTGTTAAGTGTATTTGTATTTAATTACCCCTTCGGTTTTACCGTGATTATTGGTTTATTAGGTCTGGTGGGCTTAGCGATTAATGCGGCCATTGTGATTGTTGCCGAGCTTAAATCTGATGCTAAAGCCTGTGCTGGCGATCATGAAGCGATATGTTTTGGGGTGCTCAGTTGCACTCGGCATATTATTTCTACCACTATCACCACTGTGGGTGGCTTCTTACCGCTAATTTTAGAAGGTGGCGGCTTTTGGCCGCCGTTTGCGGTAGCCAT
- a CDS encoding efflux RND transporter periplasmic adaptor subunit, which produces MNALSQHAVAADDELFADTSVNVQQVQTFVPVLSEDYAVERQFVGQVIAKQRADIGFELAGKISKIFVDEGERVLQGDVLMQLDTELLEIEYIDLQAQLQQIAADAALVQANLKRVKSLKSDGYASAQSVDELVAQQKSLKANKARIDASIKANRTRIEKSTLLAPYNGIIDKRTVSEGAVVGASQPVLTVLQQGANEVKVGVPVRLLEHVDLVTPKSVTVAKRNYSVDLVAAGGQVDPVTRTVQLRFALPDNDRLVSGQLAYLNVVETVKEPGYWVPVSAITDGVRGLWNVYAIVAQSDGSFKLERRDVSVRYATEEQAFVRGALQAGEAIVATGMHRYVPGQTVNPSKAHSQ; this is translated from the coding sequence GTGAATGCATTGAGTCAGCATGCTGTTGCCGCAGATGACGAACTGTTTGCCGATACTTCGGTGAATGTGCAACAAGTACAAACTTTTGTGCCGGTATTAAGTGAGGACTATGCAGTTGAACGGCAGTTTGTTGGGCAAGTTATTGCTAAACAGCGTGCCGATATTGGTTTTGAACTGGCTGGTAAAATATCCAAAATATTCGTAGATGAAGGCGAACGTGTTTTGCAAGGTGATGTGCTGATGCAGCTAGACACCGAGCTGCTAGAAATTGAATACATAGACTTACAAGCACAACTACAACAAATAGCAGCCGATGCTGCTCTAGTTCAAGCTAACTTAAAACGGGTTAAATCCCTTAAGAGCGACGGATATGCCTCGGCGCAAAGTGTTGATGAACTGGTAGCTCAGCAAAAATCCTTAAAAGCCAATAAAGCACGTATCGACGCTTCAATTAAAGCTAATCGCACCCGCATCGAAAAATCTACATTACTGGCTCCTTATAACGGTATTATTGATAAACGAACGGTGTCTGAAGGTGCGGTAGTGGGGGCATCTCAACCGGTGCTTACGGTGTTGCAGCAAGGTGCAAATGAAGTAAAAGTGGGCGTGCCAGTGCGTTTGCTTGAGCACGTAGATTTGGTTACCCCAAAATCGGTAACGGTGGCAAAACGCAATTATTCGGTGGATTTAGTGGCTGCGGGCGGTCAGGTAGATCCGGTTACGCGTACTGTGCAATTACGTTTTGCGTTACCAGATAACGATCGCTTAGTGAGTGGCCAGTTGGCCTATCTAAATGTAGTGGAAACCGTTAAAGAACCGGGTTATTGGGTGCCAGTGAGCGCGATTACCGACGGGGTAAGAGGCTTGTGGAATGTATATGCCATTGTGGCGCAAAGTGATGGAAGCTTTAAGTTAGAACGCCGTGATGTAAGTGTGCGTTATGCCACCGAAGAGCAAGCTTTTGTGAGAGGCGCGCTGCAAGCTGGCGAAGCCATTGTTGCTACAGGAATGCACCGTTATGTGCCCGGTCAAACGGTTAACCCAAGCAAGGCGCACAGCCAATGA
- the speB gene encoding agmatinase — protein MSTLADHPDYSLYSNANTFLRQRLDHRPEQSDADVVITGLPFDLATTGRSGARLGPDAIRRASVNIAWEEKRWPWDFTLLERIRLVDAGDLVFDCGEQAQFVERLEVYAKQLLKTGKTMLSFGGDHFVTLPLLRAHAKQFGKMALIHFDAHTDTYSEGSRYDHGTMFYHAPKEGLIDPTHSVQVGIRTEYQRVGHPFTVIDADQANNLSIEQVVDSIRKQVADLPIYLSFDIDCLDPAYAPGTGTPVAGGLSSNRILQILRGLKGLNIVGMDVVEVAPAYDNSEVTALAAATIAVELLHLWAAKNRP, from the coding sequence ATGAGCACGCTTGCCGATCATCCTGATTACTCGCTGTACTCCAACGCAAATACCTTTTTACGACAGCGCTTAGATCATCGTCCCGAGCAAAGTGATGCCGACGTGGTGATAACGGGCCTTCCTTTTGACTTAGCCACAACCGGGCGCTCCGGTGCGCGATTGGGTCCTGATGCCATTCGCCGCGCGTCAGTCAACATCGCTTGGGAAGAAAAACGCTGGCCTTGGGATTTTACATTGCTCGAACGAATCCGTTTAGTGGATGCTGGAGACTTAGTCTTTGATTGTGGTGAGCAAGCACAATTTGTAGAAAGACTCGAAGTCTACGCCAAACAACTACTAAAAACAGGCAAAACCATGCTTAGCTTTGGTGGCGATCACTTTGTTACGCTGCCACTATTGCGCGCTCACGCAAAACAATTCGGGAAAATGGCGCTAATACATTTTGACGCGCACACTGATACCTACAGCGAAGGTAGCCGCTACGACCACGGCACCATGTTTTACCATGCGCCCAAAGAAGGTTTAATCGACCCTACGCACTCAGTACAGGTAGGTATTCGCACTGAGTATCAGCGAGTGGGCCACCCATTCACAGTCATCGATGCTGACCAAGCCAATAACCTAAGCATTGAGCAAGTGGTAGATAGCATCCGTAAGCAAGTGGCGGATTTGCCAATTTATCTTAGCTTCGACATAGATTGTTTAGACCCCGCCTACGCGCCAGGCACCGGTACGCCAGTTGCTGGCGGTTTAAGCAGCAATCGAATTCTGCAAATCTTGCGTGGTTTAAAGGGTTTAAACATTGTCGGCATGGACGTAGTAGAAGTCGCGCCCGCTTATGATAATAGCGAAGTGACAGCATTGGCCGCAGCGACCATTGCAGTGGAATTATTACACCTTTGGGCTGCTAAAAACCGCCCGTAA
- a CDS encoding aldehyde dehydrogenase — MDSSGGNMAQQDLAYWQQQARELEFPTKAFINGAFVDAQSGKTFSSINPATGQVLAEVAECDAADVELAVSAARAAYQSGVWSSLAPAERKQVLQAFAQLIEQHQAQLALLESLDMGKPIGDALSYDAPATARCIAWNGEAIDKVYDEVAPVTTDALALVTREALGVVAAIVPWNFPLVMASWKIGPALATGNSVILKPSEKSPLSALYLAQLAKQAGIPDGVFNVLPGYGHTAGQALALHMDVDCITFTGSTAVGKKLVEFSGQSNLKRAFMECGGKSPNLVCADVADLDKAAATAVAAIFYNQGEVCTAGSRLIVHRSVHKALVDKMLTLVDNWQPGNPLDPNTSMGAMVDEVQMQRVLGFIDQAKAQGAKLLCGGEQALQESGGYFLKPTIFDDVDAKLDIVKQEIFGPVLVIQVFDELEQGIALANDTEYGLAAGVWTSDINTAVRTSRALRAGTVFVNNWDGGDMTMPFGGFKQSGNGRDKSLHALEKYTELKSTWIDLT, encoded by the coding sequence ATGGATTCATCCGGAGGGAACATGGCGCAGCAGGATCTAGCTTATTGGCAACAACAAGCGCGGGAATTGGAATTCCCCACTAAGGCATTTATTAACGGAGCGTTTGTGGATGCGCAATCAGGAAAAACCTTTAGCAGCATTAACCCCGCGACCGGTCAAGTGCTAGCTGAGGTGGCTGAGTGTGATGCCGCCGATGTTGAATTGGCGGTAAGCGCTGCACGGGCTGCTTATCAAAGCGGGGTGTGGTCAAGCCTTGCTCCGGCCGAGCGCAAGCAAGTGCTACAAGCTTTTGCTCAGCTAATTGAACAACATCAAGCACAATTAGCACTGTTAGAAAGCTTAGACATGGGCAAACCGATTGGCGATGCGCTCTCTTACGACGCGCCCGCCACCGCCCGTTGTATTGCTTGGAATGGTGAAGCGATAGATAAGGTTTATGATGAAGTCGCGCCAGTTACCACCGATGCTCTTGCTTTAGTGACACGAGAGGCCTTGGGTGTAGTGGCTGCCATTGTGCCGTGGAATTTTCCCTTAGTGATGGCCTCGTGGAAGATCGGACCTGCCTTGGCCACCGGTAATTCGGTTATTTTAAAACCTTCGGAAAAATCCCCCTTAAGTGCGTTGTATTTAGCGCAGCTGGCGAAGCAAGCGGGCATTCCCGATGGCGTGTTTAATGTGTTGCCGGGTTATGGGCACACCGCTGGGCAGGCTTTAGCACTGCACATGGATGTGGATTGCATTACCTTCACTGGCTCTACTGCTGTGGGTAAAAAGCTGGTGGAGTTTTCCGGGCAATCGAACTTAAAACGTGCTTTTATGGAGTGTGGTGGTAAAAGCCCGAATTTGGTGTGTGCTGATGTTGCCGATTTAGATAAAGCCGCCGCCACTGCGGTTGCAGCGATTTTTTATAATCAAGGTGAAGTTTGCACTGCGGGCTCTCGGCTTATCGTGCATCGCAGTGTGCATAAAGCCTTAGTAGATAAAATGCTGACCCTTGTTGATAACTGGCAACCGGGCAACCCATTGGATCCCAATACCAGCATGGGGGCAATGGTTGACGAAGTACAGATGCAGCGAGTACTGGGCTTTATAGACCAAGCAAAAGCTCAAGGTGCGAAGTTGTTATGTGGCGGTGAGCAAGCCTTACAGGAAAGTGGTGGCTACTTCCTTAAACCGACTATTTTTGATGATGTAGATGCCAAGCTGGATATCGTTAAGCAAGAGATCTTTGGCCCAGTATTAGTGATTCAAGTGTTTGACGAGCTTGAGCAGGGCATTGCCTTAGCCAATGATACTGAATACGGCCTAGCCGCCGGAGTGTGGACCAGTGACATTAATACTGCGGTGCGCACTTCACGCGCCCTGCGGGCGGGTACAGTATTTGTGAACAATTGGGATGGCGGTGATATGACCATGCCCTTTGGTGGATTTAAGCAGTCGGGGAATGGGCGCGACAAATCCTTGCATGCGCTAGAAAAATACACCGAGCTTAAGTCTACTTGGATTGATTTGACTTAG
- a CDS encoding glutamine amidotransferase-related protein, with the protein MQIAILNCDRVDKQLAESYGEYPDMFIEHLSAQDAQLQFEVFNVLNSELPKLNQFDGFLITGSRHNAYDQQPWILQLMAWVQQCEQLQRPLAGICFGHQIIARAMGGKVEKSSAGWGLGVAKNTLIAAPSWANPVEQDSLSILVSHQDQVTALPKQAKLLASSDFCPYFMFELGQHTFAIQGHPEFSSGYAEALVDKRQMILSPTQFVLAKTSLKRPVDAELVFSWILQLYRSGINNQQA; encoded by the coding sequence ATGCAAATAGCAATTCTTAACTGTGACAGAGTTGATAAGCAACTAGCTGAAAGTTATGGTGAATATCCCGATATGTTCATTGAACATTTAAGCGCACAGGATGCACAGCTACAGTTCGAAGTGTTCAATGTACTGAACAGTGAGCTACCTAAGCTAAACCAATTCGATGGTTTTTTGATTACCGGAAGCAGACACAATGCCTACGATCAACAACCGTGGATTTTGCAATTAATGGCTTGGGTGCAACAATGTGAACAATTACAGCGCCCCCTTGCAGGAATTTGTTTCGGCCATCAAATTATCGCTCGAGCAATGGGTGGGAAAGTAGAGAAATCAAGCGCTGGCTGGGGTTTGGGCGTGGCTAAAAACACCCTAATTGCTGCACCTTCTTGGGCAAACCCCGTTGAGCAAGATAGCTTATCGATATTAGTTAGTCATCAAGACCAAGTAACAGCCCTTCCTAAACAGGCCAAGTTGCTTGCCAGTAGCGATTTTTGCCCGTACTTTATGTTTGAGCTTGGTCAACATACTTTTGCAATACAAGGACATCCGGAGTTTTCCTCGGGCTATGCCGAAGCATTAGTCGACAAACGACAAATGATCTTATCGCCAACTCAGTTCGTTCTAGCTAAAACAAGTTTAAAACGTCCGGTAGATGCCGAGTTAGTATTCTCGTGGATCCTGCAACTTTACCGCTCAGGCATAAATAACCAACAAGCTTAA